A genomic segment from Paenibacillus sp. FSL K6-1096 encodes:
- a CDS encoding DNA-binding protein has protein sequence MLELDGMNEDSLTDMLKVSFSWENWTAILEISDKLFELAIMTYGSQQQGMKRYSLKKNIAYYLGYSACMKGIAYQKLGNLAESRKCIRLYEDMSWIKDLNQEVLTEVEYYKNIAIANTFVIDLLEGKTEVLPDYVEFIRKGDKEELLACLITVLESAIKYNFCIDWVLDEFKEQLKELSCREKKEDIRYYIDYMHLSAIYLYKRQKIHDAINLTLYILVISSKLYDGTGFRKIVSFYEHIRSHASAEQQESYRNIMKNILEREFLKDEKGDLVINSRIAD, from the coding sequence TTGCTGGAACTGGATGGGATGAACGAGGACTCTTTGACAGATATGCTTAAGGTATCATTTTCATGGGAGAACTGGACGGCAATTCTTGAGATTTCGGACAAGCTCTTTGAACTCGCTATTATGACCTACGGCTCTCAGCAACAGGGGATGAAGAGATATTCCCTCAAGAAGAATATAGCGTATTATCTCGGGTACAGCGCCTGTATGAAAGGGATCGCTTATCAGAAGCTCGGGAATCTCGCTGAATCCAGAAAGTGTATCCGCCTGTATGAGGATATGAGCTGGATCAAAGACCTGAATCAGGAAGTTCTCACGGAAGTCGAATACTACAAGAATATTGCTATCGCCAACACTTTCGTCATTGATCTGCTGGAGGGTAAGACAGAGGTACTCCCCGATTACGTGGAATTCATCCGCAAGGGCGATAAGGAGGAGCTTCTGGCCTGTCTGATCACTGTGCTGGAGTCCGCCATCAAGTACAACTTCTGCATTGATTGGGTCCTCGATGAGTTCAAGGAACAATTGAAGGAATTGAGCTGCAGAGAGAAGAAGGAAGACATACGATACTACATAGATTACATGCATCTTAGCGCAATATATTTGTATAAAAGACAAAAAATTCATGATGCAATTAATTTGACTCTCTATATTTTGGTAATAAGTAGTAAACTTTATGATGGGACAGGCTTCCGGAAGATCGTTTCCTTTTACGAGCATATCCGCAGCCATGCCTCAGCTGAGCAGCAAGAATCTTACCGGAATATTATGAAAAATATCTTAGAGAGGGAGTTTTTAAAAGATGAAAAAGGCGATCTCGTTATTAACAGCCGTATTGCTGATTAG
- a CDS encoding WYL domain-containing protein → MTDKVIRIFKIINAIQANPGITAADLAYRCEVHIRTIYRDLEVISHFAPVTNEGRGTGYRFMGKFFLYPLDFTEQESLAFSLLPSVLHEQKIPPGFHSAYDKVMGTHLKEKSRQNGLLENIADIIQMGTPAYRKKSRNFLQPLIAAILEQRSIRAVYHSQLRNEITERKIDPYYLVPRDQRFYLIGYCHLQSAIRTFRISRFQQVEMTASTFDKGNFNIKQYLKNTWSIHRGTRNITFKVRFHPEVARYIKEEELFVRPRMSDEGDGTLLFEVTVNNEQEFTKWILQYGPNAEILEPPSAREGLKQQLEQWLDVYQQ, encoded by the coding sequence ATGACAGACAAGGTAATTCGGATTTTCAAAATCATCAATGCGATTCAGGCCAATCCCGGGATTACAGCGGCGGACTTGGCCTACAGGTGCGAGGTCCATATTAGAACGATATACAGGGATCTTGAGGTTATCAGCCATTTCGCTCCGGTGACGAATGAGGGCAGGGGAACCGGCTACAGGTTCATGGGCAAATTCTTTCTATACCCGCTGGACTTCACGGAGCAGGAGTCTCTGGCGTTCTCGCTGCTGCCGTCGGTGCTGCATGAGCAGAAGATCCCGCCGGGATTTCATTCCGCATATGATAAGGTAATGGGGACCCATCTGAAGGAGAAGTCCAGACAGAACGGGCTGCTGGAGAACATCGCTGATATTATCCAGATGGGTACCCCGGCCTACCGCAAGAAGAGCCGGAATTTCCTGCAGCCGCTGATTGCAGCGATTCTGGAGCAGCGCAGCATCCGGGCAGTATACCATTCTCAATTACGCAATGAGATCACGGAACGGAAGATTGATCCGTATTATCTGGTTCCGCGGGATCAACGCTTTTATCTGATTGGCTATTGTCACCTGCAGAGCGCCATCCGTACCTTCCGCATCAGCCGTTTTCAGCAGGTCGAGATGACGGCGTCCACTTTCGATAAAGGCAATTTCAATATCAAGCAGTATCTGAAGAACACCTGGTCGATTCATCGGGGGACAAGAAATATTACGTTCAAGGTACGGTTTCACCCCGAGGTGGCGCGTTACATCAAAGAAGAAGAGCTGTTCGTACGTCCGCGGATGAGTGATGAAGGGGATGGTACCCTGCTGTTTGAGGTCACGGTTAACAATGAGCAGGAATTCACCAAATGGATTCTGCAATACGGACCGAATGCAGAGATTCTTGAGCCGCCGTCAGCCAGAGAGGGATTGAAGCAGCAGCTGGAGCAATGGCTGGATGTGTATCAGCAGTGA
- the katA gene encoding catalase KatA, whose amino-acid sequence MTANHNNDKLTTSWGAPVGDNQNSMTAGSRGPTLLQDVHLLEKLAHFNRERVPERVVHAKGAGAHGYFEVTRDLSRYTKAAFLSEVGKRTPMFIRFSTVAGELGSADTVRDPRGFAVKFYTEEGNYDLVGNNTPVFFIRDAIKFPDFIHTQKRHPQTHLKNPTAVWDFWSLSPESLHQVTILMSDRGIPATLRHMHGFGSHTFKWVNAEGQAVWVKYHFKTEQGVQNLDVKLAAQLAGEHPDYHTEDLFNAIDNGDFPAWTLYVQIMPEEDANSYRFDPFDVTKVWSQKDYPLIEVGRMVLDRNPENYFAEVEQATFSPGSFVPGIEASPDKMLQGRLFAYGDAHRYRVGANHNQLPINRPIAEVNNNQRDGAMNATSNGGGSVYYEPNSFGGATESPQHKAAAFEVSGQADSVAYDHDDHYTQPGDLYRLLSEEERARLVRNIVEAMTPVNSDEIKLRQIGHFRKADPEFGQRIAEALGL is encoded by the coding sequence ATGACTGCAAACCATAACAACGACAAACTAACCACAAGCTGGGGTGCCCCTGTAGGTGACAACCAGAACTCCATGACAGCAGGCTCCCGCGGCCCTACTCTGCTGCAGGATGTCCATCTGCTGGAGAAGCTGGCCCACTTCAACCGCGAGCGTGTCCCGGAACGTGTCGTTCATGCCAAAGGCGCAGGCGCCCATGGTTACTTCGAGGTCACCCGTGACCTGTCCCGGTATACCAAAGCTGCATTCTTGTCTGAGGTCGGCAAACGCACCCCGATGTTCATCCGTTTCTCCACTGTAGCCGGGGAGCTGGGCTCTGCCGATACTGTGCGCGATCCGCGCGGCTTCGCCGTGAAGTTCTACACCGAGGAAGGCAACTATGACCTGGTCGGGAACAACACGCCTGTATTTTTCATCCGTGATGCCATTAAGTTCCCGGACTTTATTCATACCCAGAAGCGTCATCCGCAGACCCACCTGAAGAACCCGACAGCTGTCTGGGATTTCTGGTCGCTCTCGCCTGAATCGCTGCATCAGGTCACCATTCTCATGTCTGACCGCGGCATCCCCGCCACCCTCCGCCATATGCACGGATTCGGCAGCCATACGTTCAAATGGGTCAATGCTGAAGGCCAGGCTGTCTGGGTGAAATACCATTTCAAGACCGAACAGGGCGTGCAGAACCTGGATGTGAAGCTGGCGGCACAGCTGGCAGGCGAGCACCCGGATTATCATACCGAGGATTTGTTCAATGCGATCGACAACGGGGATTTCCCGGCATGGACACTGTATGTGCAGATTATGCCTGAGGAGGATGCGAACAGCTACCGGTTCGATCCGTTTGATGTGACCAAAGTATGGTCCCAGAAGGACTATCCGCTAATTGAGGTAGGGCGCATGGTGCTGGACCGCAACCCGGAGAATTACTTCGCTGAAGTGGAGCAGGCGACCTTCTCGCCCGGCTCGTTCGTACCCGGAATTGAAGCCTCACCCGACAAAATGCTCCAGGGCCGCCTGTTCGCCTACGGTGATGCCCACCGCTACCGCGTAGGCGCTAATCACAACCAGCTGCCAATTAACCGGCCCATCGCCGAGGTCAACAATAACCAGCGTGACGGCGCGATGAATGCCACGAGTAACGGAGGCGGCTCTGTCTACTACGAACCTAACAGCTTCGGCGGAGCCACCGAGTCGCCGCAGCATAAAGCGGCTGCTTTTGAAGTCTCCGGCCAGGCTGACAGTGTAGCCTATGATCATGACGATCATTACACCCAGCCGGGGGATCTCTACCGCCTGCTGAGTGAAGAGGAACGCGCACGGCTGGTGCGGAACATTGTCGAGGCCATGACTCCGGTGAACTCGGATGAGATCAAGCTCCGCCAGATTGGCCACTTCCGCAAGGCCGACCCGGAGTTCGGACAGCGGATTGCCGAGGCACTGGGATTGTAA